Proteins encoded in a region of the Candidatus Babeliales bacterium genome:
- the nth gene encoding endonuclease III has protein sequence MKNDRTIRAIQIVDILRKATCGMQELASTTIINQFGKNPFLILISCLLSLRTKDTVSLPASQRLFAKAQTPQDIVQIPVHDLEIIIYPVAFYRRRAKNLHEVCRDLLDRFNGSVPSTLQELLTINGVGLKTANLVLAQGFDIPAICVDTHVHRISNRLGLVTTDTPAETEQELKKVLPQEYWIEYGQLVVVWGQNICVPISPKCSQCPIISLCPRIAVTTSR, from the coding sequence GTGAAAAATGATCGTACTATTCGTGCAATACAGATTGTTGATATCCTGCGAAAGGCAACGTGTGGCATGCAAGAGCTGGCATCTACAACAATCATCAATCAGTTTGGTAAGAATCCCTTTTTAATACTCATTAGCTGTTTATTATCGTTGCGCACCAAAGACACCGTATCATTGCCTGCATCCCAGCGACTGTTTGCCAAGGCTCAGACGCCGCAAGATATTGTACAAATCCCTGTACATGATTTAGAAATTATCATCTATCCGGTGGCATTTTATCGCCGGCGGGCAAAAAATTTGCATGAAGTATGTCGGGATCTGTTGGATCGGTTTAATGGAAGCGTGCCTTCTACTTTGCAAGAACTGTTAACTATTAATGGAGTAGGACTTAAAACGGCGAATCTGGTCCTTGCACAAGGTTTTGATATTCCCGCTATTTGCGTTGATACCCATGTGCATCGGATTTCCAACCGGCTGGGGTTGGTAACTACTGATACGCCAGCGGAGACTGAGCAAGAACTCAAAAAGGTTTTACCGCAGGAATATTGGATTGAATATGGCCAATTGGTGGTTGTGTGGGGGCAAAATATTTGTGTTCCTATCTCACCAAAATGTTCTCAATGTCCCATTATTTCTTTGTGTCCTCGAATTGCTGTTACCACATCTCGATAA